In Nymphaea colorata isolate Beijing-Zhang1983 chromosome 13, ASM883128v2, whole genome shotgun sequence, one DNA window encodes the following:
- the LOC116266992 gene encoding V-type proton ATPase subunit E-like, whose protein sequence is MNDADVSKQIQQMVRFIRQEAEEKASEISISAEEEFNIEKLQLVEAEKRKIRQEYERKEKQVEVRKKIEYSMQLNASRIKVLQAQDDLVNSMKDAAAKELLRVSHDAAAYGNLLKELIVQSLLRLKEPAVLLRCRKADVELVESVLPSAKQEYAEKMKVHAPDIIIDSQVYLPPAPSHHNEHGPSCAGGVVLASRDGKIVCENTLDARLDVVFRQKLPEIRRQLFAKISA, encoded by the exons ATGAATGACGCAGATGTCTCAAAGCAGATCCAGCAAATGGTCCGATTCATCCGCCAGGAAGCGGAGGAGAAGGCCAGCGAGATCTCCATTTCCGCCGAAGAG GAATTTAATATCGAGAAATTGCAACTAGTTGAAGCTGAGAAGCGGAAAATTAGGCAAGAAtatgaaagaaaggagaaacaAGTTGAAGTTCGAAAGAAAAT TGAGTATTCCATGCAGTTGAATGCATCCCGAATCAAAGTTCTGCAGGCCCAGGATGATTTGGTTAATTCCATGAAGGATGCAGCAGCAAAGGAACTCCTACGTGTGAGCCATGATGCTGCTGCCTATGGGAACCTTTTAAAAGAACTGATTGTGCAG AGCTTGCTGCGACTAAAGGAACCAGCTGTCCTGTTGCGCTGCCGTAAAGCTGATGTTGAACTGGTTGAATCTGTGTTGCCTTCAGCAAAGCAGGAATATGCTGAGAAAATGAAGGTCCATGCTCCTGATATTATAATTGACAGTCAAGTATATCTGCCTCCTGCACCAAGTCATCATAATGAACACGGTCCTTCCTG TGCTGGCGGGGTGGTGTTGGCTTCTCGGGATGGGAAGATTGTATGCGAGAACACACTTGATGCAAGGCTTGATGTTGTATTCCGACAGAAGCTACCAGAG ATACGCAGGCAGCTTTTTGCAAAAATATCCGCATGA
- the LOC116266991 gene encoding GDSL esterase/lipase At4g01130 isoform X2, protein MGCFRPRNLAVFRQLLLAAGLVLALHAKVHHIDAKCEFDAIFNFGDSNSDTGGFYAAFPAQSSPWGMTYFGMPTGRASDGRLVVDFLAQALGLPFLSPYLQALGSDFTHGANFATLASTVLLPNTSLFVTGISPFSLAIQRNQMKEFKARVTQLRFQGKDTKGLPPLNVFGKSLYTFNIGQNDFTSNLAAIGIEGVKQYLPDVVNEIAWTIKVLYDEGGRTFLVQNLAPIGCYPAFLVELPHGRSDLDEYGCMTSYNDAVSYYNSLLKGRLDQLRPQLPQASVIYVDTHTVELELFRNPTHHGLKYGTRACCGHGGDPL, encoded by the exons ATGGGCTGCTTCCGTCCGAGAAACCTCGCCGTGTTCAGGCAATTGCTCCTTGCGGCGGGCCTGGTTCTGGCCCTGCATGCGAAAGTTCACCACATTGATGCCAAATGCGAATTTGATGCGATCTTCAACTTCGGCGACTCCAATTCCGACACCGGTGGGTTCTACGCGGCCTTTCCGGCACAGTCGAGTCCCTGGGGGATGACGTACTTCGGGATGCCCACCGGCCGGGCGTCGGACGGGAGATTGGTAGTCGATTTCTTGG CTCAGGCATTAGGTTTGCCGTTCTTGAGCCCATATCTTCAAGCCCTCGGCTCAGACTTTACGCATGGAGCCAACTTCGCCACACTGGCATCAACAGTGCTCTTGCCCAACACCTCCTTATTCGTGACCGGGATCAGCCCCTTCTCTCTTGCAATCCAACGGAACCAGATGAAGGAATTCAAGGCTCGGGTCACACAGCTCCGGTTCCAAG GCAAAGACACAAAAGGCCTTCCACCATTGAACGTGTTTGGCAAATCACTGTACACCTTCAACATCGGACAGAATGACTTTACATCAAATTTGGCAGCCATTGGAATAGAAGGAGTAAAGCAGTATCTACCTGATGTTGTTAATGAGATTGCATGGACTATCAAA GTCCTTTATGATGAAGGCGGCCGGACGTTCCTGGTGCAGAACCTGGCACCCATTGGCTGCTACCCGGCGTTCCTGGTGGAGCTGCCCCACGGCCGGTCCGACCTTGATGAGTACGGATGCATGACCTCCTACAACGATGCGGTCTCCTATTACAACAGCTTGCTCAAGGGGAGGCTCGATCAGCTCAGGCCACAACTCCCCCAAGCCTCAGTGATCTATGTGGACACACACACCGTCGAACTTGAGCTCTTCCGGAACCCAACCCACCACG GGTTGAAGTATGGAACAAGGGCGTGTTGTGGGCATGGCGGCGACCCCCTATAA
- the LOC116266991 gene encoding GDSL esterase/lipase At4g01130 isoform X1 encodes MGCFRPRNLAVFRQLLLAAGLVLALHAKVHHIDAKCEFDAIFNFGDSNSDTGGFYAAFPAQSSPWGMTYFGMPTGRASDGRLVVDFLAQALGLPFLSPYLQALGSDFTHGANFATLASTVLLPNTSLFVTGISPFSLAIQRNQMKEFKARVTQLRFQGKDTKGLPPLNVFGKSLYTFNIGQNDFTSNLAAIGIEGVKQYLPDVVNEIAWTIKVLYDEGGRTFLVQNLAPIGCYPAFLVELPHGRSDLDEYGCMTSYNDAVSYYNSLLKGRLDQLRPQLPQASVIYVDTHTVELELFRNPTHHGLKYGTRACCGHGGDPYNFDPRVFCGNTKVINGSTVTASACSDPQNYVSWDGIHFSEAANKAIAYAILSGDYFSPSFPIGKLCDLQPIG; translated from the exons ATGGGCTGCTTCCGTCCGAGAAACCTCGCCGTGTTCAGGCAATTGCTCCTTGCGGCGGGCCTGGTTCTGGCCCTGCATGCGAAAGTTCACCACATTGATGCCAAATGCGAATTTGATGCGATCTTCAACTTCGGCGACTCCAATTCCGACACCGGTGGGTTCTACGCGGCCTTTCCGGCACAGTCGAGTCCCTGGGGGATGACGTACTTCGGGATGCCCACCGGCCGGGCGTCGGACGGGAGATTGGTAGTCGATTTCTTGG CTCAGGCATTAGGTTTGCCGTTCTTGAGCCCATATCTTCAAGCCCTCGGCTCAGACTTTACGCATGGAGCCAACTTCGCCACACTGGCATCAACAGTGCTCTTGCCCAACACCTCCTTATTCGTGACCGGGATCAGCCCCTTCTCTCTTGCAATCCAACGGAACCAGATGAAGGAATTCAAGGCTCGGGTCACACAGCTCCGGTTCCAAG GCAAAGACACAAAAGGCCTTCCACCATTGAACGTGTTTGGCAAATCACTGTACACCTTCAACATCGGACAGAATGACTTTACATCAAATTTGGCAGCCATTGGAATAGAAGGAGTAAAGCAGTATCTACCTGATGTTGTTAATGAGATTGCATGGACTATCAAA GTCCTTTATGATGAAGGCGGCCGGACGTTCCTGGTGCAGAACCTGGCACCCATTGGCTGCTACCCGGCGTTCCTGGTGGAGCTGCCCCACGGCCGGTCCGACCTTGATGAGTACGGATGCATGACCTCCTACAACGATGCGGTCTCCTATTACAACAGCTTGCTCAAGGGGAGGCTCGATCAGCTCAGGCCACAACTCCCCCAAGCCTCAGTGATCTATGTGGACACACACACCGTCGAACTTGAGCTCTTCCGGAACCCAACCCACCACG GGTTGAAGTATGGAACAAGGGCGTGTTGTGGGCATGGCGGCGACCCCTATAATTTCGATCCAAGAGTTTTCTGTGGAAATACAAAGGTCATCAATGGCAGCACGGTGACGGCATCCGCCTGTTCCGATCCTCAGAACTATGTCAGTTGGGATGGAATTCACTTCTCAGAAGCAGCAAACAAGGCCATAGCCTATGCAATCCTTAGTGGCGACTACttctctccttccttccccATCGGGAAGCTCTGTGATCTGCAACCCATCGGCTGA